The nucleotide window ATCCTCCTCGTAGTCCGTGCCCTCCTCCTCCCACCGCTTCGTGTTGGCTCGGGTGGCGTCGTAGACGCGGGCGGTGTTCTGCGCCGCGCGCTTCTTGCGGTTCCGCTCGGTGTCGTCGCGGGAGCCGCCCTCCTGCTCCGACTTCTTCCGGCGCTGGTTGCGGTTCTCGCCGTGCGGCGCGCAGTTCGAGCAGACCAGCAGGTCGGCGCCGGCGACGTTGGTGCGCGTGAGCGAGGTCCCCTCGCGCCCGCACAGTTCGCAGGCGTCCGCGTCGTCGCCACCGCCCCCGCTGCCGGTGGAGTACTTGGCCATACCCACCATATTCGGTCCCGGCTTTTAAATCCGTGCTCCGGGTCCGCCCGACGCCGGGTGGGTTGGCGCACGGAACGACGGTCGCAGGACCGAGTTGATCCCGGCTGGGATGGCAAGAGTGACACCGCGGGCGACCGCAGTACCGGGCATGACAGATCGGTCCGAGGACTTCCGCATCGAGACGGACGCGATACACGCCGGGCAGGAACCCGACGAGGAGACTGGGGCGCTGATGACGCCCATCCACGCGAACTCGACGTACAAGCAGGACGGGCCCGGCGAGCACCGCGGGTACGAGTACAGCCGGACCGGGAACCCGACGCGGACCGACCTCGAGGCGAACGTCGCTGCCCTGGAGGGCGGCGAGTACGGGCGCGCGTTCTCCTCCGGGATGGGGTCGATCAACACCGTCCTGAACCTGCTCGAGGCGGGCGACCACGTCGTCGCCGGCGACGACGTGTACGGGGGGACCCACCGCATCTTCACGCAGGTGTACGAGAAGTTCGACCTCGAGTTCGACTTCGTGGACACCACCGACCACGACGCCGTGCGCGACGCGGTGGGCGAGTCGACGGAGCTGGTGTGGGTCGAGACGCCGACGAACCCGCTCATGAACGTGAACGACATCGACGCGCTCGCCGATATCGCTCACGAGTACGACGCGCTCTGTGCGGTCGACAACACGTTCGCGACGCCGTACCTCCAGCGCCCGCTGGAGCACGGCGCGGACATCGTCTCCCACTCGCTCACGAAGTACCTCGGCGGGCACTCCGACGTGGTCGGCGGCGCGCTCGTCACCGACGACGAGGAACTGGACGAGGAGATCGGCTTCTACCAGAACTCGGTCGGGGCGACGCCGTCGCCGTTCGACTGCTTCCTCGTGCTCCGCGGGACGAAGACGCTCCCCATCCGGATGGACCGCCACTGCGACAATGCCCGGGAGCTCGCACGGTGGCTCGACGAGCACGAGGCCGTGGACGAGGTGTTCTACCCCGGGCTCGACTCGCACCCGCAACACGAACTCGCGACCGAGCAGATGGACGACTTCGGGGGCATGCTCTCGTTCGAACTCGACGGGACGCTCGAGCAGGCGAGCACGGTGGTCGAGGGGACGGAGGTGTTCACCCTCGCGGAGAGCCTCGGCGGCGTGGAGAGCCTCATCGAGCAGCCGGCGGTGATGACCCACGCGGCCATCCCCCGAGAGGAACGGATCGCGGCGGGGTTAACGGACGGCCTGATCCGCGTCTCGGTCGGCGTCGAGCACATCGAGGACATGAAGGCCGACCTCCAGCGGGCGTTCGACGCGGCGCTGTAGACCCGCCTCCTGCCCGAACCCCTCCCGAGCGTAACTCGGCGAATAAGCGTCGGGGCGCCCCGGCAGTTGTCGCGTCTCCGACGAACCGTCGCTCCACTCGACCGGTCGCCGGCGATCCCTCGGCGAGGAACGGGAAACGTCGTGGACACGTCGATACGGTAAATCTCGCCGCCCTCCCCCGAATCCGAACCGTCTTATGCCCGTGTGACACACGGCCACACAATGACCCAACGAGTCGGAATCCTCGGCGCGACGGGCGCCGTGGGCCAGCGGTTCATCCAGCTCCTCGAGGACCACCCGGAGTTCGACCTCGTCTGCGTGACGGCCAGCGGCGAGAGCGCGGGTAAGTCGTACCGAGACGCGGCCAAGTGGCGCGTCGACACCCCCATCCCCGAGGACGTCGCCGAACTCGTCGTCCGCGAGACCAGCCCCGAGGCGATCCCCGACGACGTCGACCTGCTGTTCTCGTCGCTCCCCTCGGGCGTCGCCGCGGAGGTCGAGCCGGAGCTGTGCGAGGCGGGGTACGTCGTCTCCTCGAACTCATCGAACGACCGGATGGCGCCGGACGTGCCGCTCACCATCCCCGAGATCAACCCCGATCACCTGGGCCTCATCGAGGTGCAACGGGAGGAGCGCGGCTGGGACGGCGCGTTGCTCAAGAACCCCAACTGCTCGACCATCACGATGGTGCCGACGCTCGCCGCGCTCGACGAGTTCGGGCTCGAACGCGTCCACGTCTCGACGCTCCAGGCCGTCTCGGGCGCTGGCTACTCCGGCGTCACCTCGATGGAGATCCTCGACAACGCCATCCCCCACATCGGCGGCGAGGAGGAGAAGATGGAGTCGGAGTCGCGAAAGCTCCTCGGCTCGTTCGACGGCGCGGAACTGTCGATGCACGAGGCGGAAGTCGCCGCCTCCTGCAACCGAATCCCGACGCTCGACGGTCACCTGGAGAACGTCTTCGCGGAACTGACCGCCGACGCGGACCCGGAGGACGTCCGGGAGGCGATGCGGAGCTTCCCCGGTGCGGACCTCCCCTCCTCCCCCGACCCGCTCATCCACGTCTTCGGCCCGGAGGACCCCGAGCGGCCACAGCCCCGCATGGACCGGATGCGTGGCGGCGGGATGCAGGTCGTCGCCGGCGGCGTCCAGTCCACCCCCGAGGGCGTGAAGTACAACTGCCTGGCGCACAACACCATCCGCGGCGCGGCCGGGGCGTCCGTGTTGAACGGGGAGTTGCTCGCGGCCGAAGGCTGGATCTGAGAGGGCGAAAACCCGCACCGAGGGGTACCGGCGGGCGGCAGACTATTTTGTTCGGCGTCCCTGGACGGTCCATGGAACACGTCACGGTGCAGGACGTGGACGTTCCGGCGGTCGGGATGGGTACGTGGCGGCTCGAGGGTCGAGAGTGCCGGCGGGCTGTCGCCGACGCGCTGGACCTCGGTTACCGGCACCTCGACACGGCGCAGGCGTACGACAACGAGGCCGACGTCGGCGCGGCCATCGCCGACGCCGAGGTGCCCCGCGAGGAACTGTTCGTCGCGACGAAACTCGACGGCGACCACCGCGCGTACGAGGACGTCATCGCCGGGGTCGAGGCGAGCCTCGATAGGCTCGGACTCGACTGGGTGGACCTGCTGTACGTCCACTGGCCGAACGACTCGCTGCCCGTCCTCGACGAGTTCCTCCCCGACTGGCTGGCCCTGCCGGGTCCGCTCGCCCCCGACGCGGCCGCCGTTCCCATCGGCGAGACGCTCGACGCGATGGCGACGCTCCGCAGGGAGGGACTGATCGACCACCTCGGCGTGAGCAACTTCGGGCCGGAGCGACTGGCGGCCGCCCGGGAGCGGTCCGGCGCGCCGATCCTCGCCGACCAGGTTCAGTACCACCCGTACTGGGACCAGTCGGACCTGCTCGACTACTGTCTCCGCGAGGACGTGCTCCTCACCGCCTACAGCCCGCTCGGACAGGGAGGCGTGCTGGACGACGAGCGGTTGAGACGCATCGGCGAGCGCTACGACAAGTCGCCCGCGCAGGTGGCGATCCGCTGGCTCGTCCAGCAGGCGGGCGTCTGTACCATTCCGAAGGCGACCAGCCGCGACCATCTGGCGGCCAACCTCGACGTGTTCGACTTCGAACTCACGGACGCGGAGCTGCTGGCGGTCCATCAGCCGTCGAAGCTCCGTACCGTCGGAAGCATCCTCCGGGGTCAGGGGCCGTTCTGACGCCGAATTCGAACGGTCGTTCACCGTCCGGACTGTCGACTGTCGAGGAACGGGACGTGCTGTAGCCGCCACCCGTTCCAATGCCGAACGGGTACGTCGAGGACGGCGTCCCATCGACCGCTTTCCCCGGGGTTCTCGGTTCGACCGGACCGACAGGAGCCACATCGTGACCGGCACGACGCCGATGGCGAGGAGCACGACCCCGACCCAGCCGGTCGCATCCACGCCGCCGGCGGCCGCGTCGGTGGTTCGGGGGTCGGTCAACAGGAGCAACGCCTTGTCCTGGGGCAACACGGCCGGGAACTCGGTGTACGCAGGCACCTGGGAGAACCTGACGACCGATGGACTCGCGTCCGTCGACCCCGAGCTGACCCGAGCGTAGAAGCCGAATCCGGCGACCACCGTCCCTGGCGATCAACGGAACAGTCGCGCGTCGCCGAACGAGAGGTACGCCAGGAAGACGAGCGAGAGCGCGAGGCCCGCCGCCGCGAGATAGATGCCCTCGGAGAAGAGCTTCATCGAGACGAGGACGGCCGAGACGAGGATGGTCTTGTTCAGGAGGCCCGCGAGCAGGGCACCGACTGGATCGCTCATGCGCGCGGTTCGAATCGGACGCTGAAAAGTCGCGCGAGTCGAGTCGCGCGAGTCGAGGACGTAGTGGGGCTTTTTCACGTGGAGGACGATAGCGGCTAGCATGACGGACGACCGAATCACCGACGTCCCCGACGACCCCTCCGACGCGGGCGGTGTCGGTCCGGATGGCGCCGAGGAGGTCGACGCCGGGGAACCGACCCACGACCCCTCCGAAGCGGTGGGCGACGGGCGTCAGAAGTACGTCGAGGTCGTGACCGCCACCGGCGAGCGCCACGAGCACGGCGACTCGTACATCCGGCAGTCCGAAGGGGCGATCTTCGTCTCGACCGAACCCGGATTCGCCCCCGAGGACACCGTGACCTACCGGAAGCCCGAACTGTCGCGCGTGACGATCGAACAGCACCACAGTTCCTGTTTCATCACGACCGCTGTGGCGGGCGAGGAGCGGACACTGGCGGCCCTCAGGGGATTCCGGGACAAGGCGATGGCGCCCTCGCCCCTCGGTCGGCCGCTCGTCGGCCTGTACGAGCAGATCAGCCCGCCGATCGCCGGGACCCTCGCCGAGCGACCGGACGGCGCTACAGCGCGTGTGGTCCGGGCGCTCGTCCGCTCCTGTGCCGGGCTAGCGAGGCGACGGGAGGCGACGTCGGGGCACGGGCGA belongs to Halorarum halophilum and includes:
- a CDS encoding helix-turn-helix domain-containing protein — translated: MAKYSTGSGGGGDDADACELCGREGTSLTRTNVAGADLLVCSNCAPHGENRNQRRKKSEQEGGSRDDTERNRKKRAAQNTARVYDATRANTKRWEEEGTDYEEDRLPYLVKAYGERVQVARQEEGLSVQELSADTGIDEDDLLAVEEGRASRAGVGGSVVRTLEERLDVDLVDE
- a CDS encoding cystathionine gamma-synthase; amino-acid sequence: MTDRSEDFRIETDAIHAGQEPDEETGALMTPIHANSTYKQDGPGEHRGYEYSRTGNPTRTDLEANVAALEGGEYGRAFSSGMGSINTVLNLLEAGDHVVAGDDVYGGTHRIFTQVYEKFDLEFDFVDTTDHDAVRDAVGESTELVWVETPTNPLMNVNDIDALADIAHEYDALCAVDNTFATPYLQRPLEHGADIVSHSLTKYLGGHSDVVGGALVTDDEELDEEIGFYQNSVGATPSPFDCFLVLRGTKTLPIRMDRHCDNARELARWLDEHEAVDEVFYPGLDSHPQHELATEQMDDFGGMLSFELDGTLEQASTVVEGTEVFTLAESLGGVESLIEQPAVMTHAAIPREERIAAGLTDGLIRVSVGVEHIEDMKADLQRAFDAAL
- the asd gene encoding aspartate-semialdehyde dehydrogenase, with the translated sequence MTQRVGILGATGAVGQRFIQLLEDHPEFDLVCVTASGESAGKSYRDAAKWRVDTPIPEDVAELVVRETSPEAIPDDVDLLFSSLPSGVAAEVEPELCEAGYVVSSNSSNDRMAPDVPLTIPEINPDHLGLIEVQREERGWDGALLKNPNCSTITMVPTLAALDEFGLERVHVSTLQAVSGAGYSGVTSMEILDNAIPHIGGEEEKMESESRKLLGSFDGAELSMHEAEVAASCNRIPTLDGHLENVFAELTADADPEDVREAMRSFPGADLPSSPDPLIHVFGPEDPERPQPRMDRMRGGGMQVVAGGVQSTPEGVKYNCLAHNTIRGAAGASVLNGELLAAEGWI
- a CDS encoding aldo/keto reductase, whose product is MEHVTVQDVDVPAVGMGTWRLEGRECRRAVADALDLGYRHLDTAQAYDNEADVGAAIADAEVPREELFVATKLDGDHRAYEDVIAGVEASLDRLGLDWVDLLYVHWPNDSLPVLDEFLPDWLALPGPLAPDAAAVPIGETLDAMATLRREGLIDHLGVSNFGPERLAAARERSGAPILADQVQYHPYWDQSDLLDYCLREDVLLTAYSPLGQGGVLDDERLRRIGERYDKSPAQVAIRWLVQQAGVCTIPKATSRDHLAANLDVFDFELTDAELLAVHQPSKLRTVGSILRGQGPF
- a CDS encoding CFI-box-CTERM domain-containing protein, with the translated sequence MTDDRITDVPDDPSDAGGVGPDGAEEVDAGEPTHDPSEAVGDGRQKYVEVVTATGERHEHGDSYIRQSEGAIFVSTEPGFAPEDTVTYRKPELSRVTIEQHHSSCFITTAVAGEERTLAALRGFRDKAMAPSPLGRPLVGLYEQISPPIAGTLAERPDGATARVVRALVRSCAGLARRREATSGHGRVALSALLVALYVVGVVVAAAGHVAATLGVGGPNG